A section of the Ananas comosus cultivar F153 unplaced genomic scaffold, ASM154086v1, whole genome shotgun sequence genome encodes:
- the LOC109705337 gene encoding YLP motif-containing protein 1-like yields MQSGYGGGGGGGGVSDLQQFLVPDGSAVFSLSTNPTPPSSAAAAPLSSHPFINYHHHHHHHHNPLLHHLHHQPPHPPPPLQPLLTPFGMPFLPIPVPPPPPPPPPAAAATQQLFYQEHDFRLFHTHSPSPPPPLPPENHSGGSDDTGPSLLSAAAVNFKLAVDSSGGGGGPEEESTIKELSWRPLDIDFLHNSNSSNNKRHKSGSCDRHDEPDPEPSSKYGEKRSGNADNYKIFSELEAIYKPGSSSAATTPTAAAAAAANQTGSGSALTGDDYPIIAAAAENEAPDDVGGTSETSAGEEAAAAARNCQRTAGIAVARNKERRRQRRQRRKQQQLQAMVGFMEATVKRLMDHQESLHRSFLEAAERRDRERTRSDESWREQAAARSSQEAAAAATAPVADSATPPGSRSLENVSETRIHLLEEVNNKITLRRSNGGAADTAPSRWPRAEVRRMIGGAERAGGEVPGARAERARSLKRCKEKWRTSNKYFRNAKGEQEERGTQQHQNLPLNFTTLDDPAYSSRFRALPTHRDKEPRRRINANSGLARSRVVSKITSDSNSAAAIGIRREDEEGE; encoded by the exons ATGCAGTCTGGAtatggaggaggaggcggcggaggaggagtgTCCGACTTGCAGCAGTTCTTGGTGCCGGACGGGAGTGCAGTCTTCTCCCTCTCCACCAATCCAACTCCTCCttcttccgccgccgccgcacccctCTCTTCCCATCCCTTCATCaactaccaccaccaccaccaccaccaccacaatcctctcctccaccacctccaccaccaacctccgcatccgccgccgccgctgcagcCTCTCCTGACCCCCTTCGGCATGCCTTTCCTCCCCATCCCCgtcccccctccgccgccgccgccgccgcctgctgccgcCGCCACCCAACAGCTGTTTTATCAAGAACACGATTTCCGGCTCTTCCACACCCActccccgtcgccgccgccgccgctgccgccggaGAATCACTCTGGCGGCAGCGACGACACCGGACCGTCGCTTCTGTCGGCCGCCGCCGTCAATTTCAAGCTGGCAGTCGACagcagcggcggtggcggcggcccGGAAGAGGAATCTACTATAAAAGAACTCAGTTG GCGACCTTTGGATATAGATTTTCTTCacaacagcaacagcagcaacaacaagAGGCACAAGAGTGGCTCTTGCGACCGCCACGACGAGCCTGATCCCGAGCCGTCGAGCAAGTATGGCGAAAAGAGGAGCGGCAACGCCGACAACTACAAGATCTTCAGCGAGCTCGAGGCGATCTACAAGCCCGGCAGCAGCAGTGCTGCTACAacccccaccgccgccgctgccgccgccgcgaaCCAAACCGGCTCAGGCTCTGCCCTAACCGGCGATGACTACCCAATTATTGCCGCTGCCGCCGAAAATGAAGCTCCGGATGATGTCGGCGGGACGTCGGAGACTTCGGCGGGCGAAGAGGCTGCTGCGGCTGCGAGGAATTGTCAGAGAACCGCAGGAATTGCCGTTGCTCGGAATAAGgagaggcggcggcagcggcggcagaggcggaagcagcagcagctgcaggcGATGGTCGGGTTCATGGAGGCGACGGTGAAGCGGCTGATGGACCACCAGGAGAGCCTCCACCGGAGCTTCCtggaggcggcggagcggcgggACCGCGAGCGGACGCGCAGCGACGAGTCCTGGCGGGAGCAGGCGGCCGCGCGGTCGAGCCAGGAGGCGGCCGCCGCGGCGACCGCGCCGGTCGCCGACTCCGCGACGCCGCCCGGATCTCGTTCGCTCGAGAACGTCTCCGAGACGAGAATCCATCTCCTCGAAGAGGTTAATAACAAAATTACGCTGCGACGTTCAAACGGAGGGGCTGCGGATACAGCACCGAGCCGGTGGCCGCGGGCGGAGGTGAGGCGCATGATCGGCGGTGCGGAGCGGGCTGGAGGCGAAGTTCCAGGAGCCAGGGCTGAAAGGGCCCGCT CGCTGAAGCGCTGCAAGGAGAAGTGGAGAACATCAAACAAGTACTTCCGGAATGCGAAAGGAGAGCAGGAAGAGCGCGGCACGCAGCAGCACCAAAACCTGCCCCTCAATTTCACAACACTCGACGATCCTGCGTACAGCAGCAGGTTTCGCGCCCTTCCGACGCACCGCGACAAAGAACCCCGCCGCCGAATCAACGCCAATTCCGGGCTTGCTCGAAGCCGTGTCGTGTCGAAGATCACGTCGGATTCAAATTCGGCGGCGGCGATCGGAATCAGAAGGGAAGATGAGGAGGGAGAATga